A DNA window from Bacteroides cellulosilyticus contains the following coding sequences:
- the metH gene encoding methionine synthase encodes MVSIEKLVRERILILDGAMGTMIQRYNLTEEDFRGERFADIPGQMKGNNDLLCLTRPDVIQDIHRKYLMAGADIIETNTFSSTSVSMADYHVQEYVREMNLAAVKLAREVADEFSTPDKPRFVAGSIGPTNKTCSMSPDVNNPAMRALTYDELADAYREQMEALLEGGVDALLIETVFDTLNAKAAIFAAEKAMEATGVQVPVMLSVTVSDTGGRTLSGQTLEAFLASVQHANIFSVGLNCSFGARQLKPFLEQLAARAPYYISAYPNAGLPNSLGQYDQTPADMAHEVKEYIQEGLINIIGGCCGTTDAYIAEYPALIAGAVPHVPAPKSESLWLSGLELLEVTPEKNFINVGERCNVAGSRKFLRLVNEKKYDEALSIARQQVEDGAQVVDVNMDDGLLDAQAEMTTFLNLIASEPEIARVPVMIDSSKWEVIVAGLKCLQGKSIVNSISLKEGEEKFLEHARTIRQYGAATVVMAFDEKGQADTYERKIEVCARAYQLLVEKVGFNPHDIIFDPNVLAVATGMDEHNNYAVDFIRATGWIRKNLPGAHVSGGVSNLSFSFRGNNYIREAMHAVFLYHAIREGMDMGIVNPATAVLYTDIPADILERIEDVVLNRRPDAAERLIETAEQLKAAAEQQKGNATDKQVAPLSWRNGTSVEERLKHALTKGIGDYLEEDLAEALKLYSKAVDIIEGPLMSGMNYVGELFGAGKMFLPQVVKTARTMKKAVAILQPVIEAEKQEGSTSAGKVLLATVKGDVHDIGKNIVSVVMACNGYEIIDLGVMVPAETIVQRALEEKVDMIGLSGLITPSLEEMVHVAMELEKVGADIPLLIGGATTSQLHTALKIAPVYHAPVVHLKDASQNATIAARLMNPKAKEELKEKLSSEYQRLREKSVTQAPKTVSLEEAQKNKLNLF; translated from the coding sequence ATGGTTTCTATTGAAAAGTTGGTGCGTGAGCGCATCCTTATTTTAGACGGTGCTATGGGCACCATGATACAACGGTACAACTTGACGGAGGAAGACTTCAGGGGGGAGCGCTTTGCTGACATCCCCGGGCAGATGAAAGGAAACAATGATTTGCTTTGCCTGACGCGCCCTGATGTGATACAGGATATACACCGTAAATATCTTATGGCAGGTGCCGATATCATTGAAACCAATACGTTTAGTTCTACCAGTGTCAGTATGGCCGATTATCATGTGCAGGAATATGTACGTGAGATGAATCTGGCTGCCGTTAAACTGGCACGTGAAGTAGCTGATGAATTTTCTACACCTGATAAACCACGTTTTGTAGCCGGCTCTATCGGACCTACCAATAAGACTTGCTCCATGAGTCCCGATGTGAATAATCCGGCTATGCGTGCGCTGACTTACGATGAACTTGCCGATGCCTATCGGGAACAGATGGAAGCTTTGCTGGAAGGTGGAGTGGATGCTCTGTTAATAGAAACCGTATTCGATACATTGAATGCCAAAGCAGCTATCTTTGCTGCGGAAAAGGCGATGGAGGCTACAGGCGTTCAAGTTCCTGTTATGCTGTCCGTTACCGTATCCGATACAGGAGGACGTACTCTGTCGGGACAGACTTTGGAGGCTTTTCTTGCCTCGGTTCAGCATGCCAATATCTTTTCGGTAGGCTTGAACTGCTCGTTTGGCGCCCGCCAGCTGAAACCTTTCCTGGAACAGCTTGCTGCCCGTGCTCCTTATTATATCAGTGCATATCCCAATGCGGGGTTGCCCAACAGCCTGGGACAATATGACCAGACGCCTGCCGATATGGCGCATGAAGTGAAAGAGTATATTCAGGAAGGGCTGATAAACATCATTGGCGGTTGCTGTGGTACGACCGATGCATACATCGCCGAATATCCTGCCTTGATAGCCGGTGCTGTTCCCCATGTTCCTGCTCCGAAATCCGAAAGTCTTTGGCTTTCCGGCCTGGAATTGCTGGAAGTGACTCCTGAGAAGAACTTTATCAATGTGGGAGAACGCTGCAATGTGGCCGGTTCCCGCAAGTTCCTGCGTCTGGTTAATGAAAAGAAATACGATGAAGCCCTCAGCATTGCCCGTCAGCAAGTAGAAGACGGGGCGCAGGTGGTGGATGTAAATATGGACGATGGCCTGCTGGATGCACAGGCTGAAATGACTACTTTCCTCAATCTGATTGCTTCTGAGCCTGAGATTGCCCGTGTTCCTGTGATGATTGACTCCTCTAAATGGGAGGTAATCGTTGCCGGATTGAAATGTCTGCAAGGAAAGTCCATCGTGAATTCAATCTCTCTGAAAGAGGGAGAAGAAAAGTTTCTGGAACATGCCCGCACGATCAGGCAATATGGTGCGGCTACCGTAGTAATGGCTTTTGATGAAAAAGGACAGGCGGATACATACGAGCGTAAGATTGAAGTGTGTGCCCGTGCTTATCAGCTTTTGGTTGAAAAAGTGGGCTTTAATCCTCATGATATTATCTTTGACCCTAACGTCCTTGCCGTAGCTACGGGTATGGACGAACATAATAATTATGCTGTAGACTTCATCCGGGCTACCGGTTGGATACGTAAGAATCTGCCGGGTGCGCATGTCAGTGGTGGCGTTAGCAATCTTTCATTCTCTTTCCGCGGCAACAATTATATCCGTGAAGCCATGCATGCGGTGTTCCTTTATCATGCCATCCGTGAAGGAATGGATATGGGAATCGTAAATCCGGCTACGGCTGTACTTTATACCGACATCCCTGCCGATATACTGGAACGTATAGAGGATGTGGTTTTAAACCGTCGTCCCGATGCTGCCGAACGCCTGATAGAAACTGCTGAACAACTGAAAGCAGCTGCCGAACAACAGAAAGGTAATGCCACTGATAAACAAGTTGCTCCTCTTTCATGGCGTAATGGAACAAGTGTGGAAGAACGTTTGAAACATGCTTTGACAAAAGGAATTGGTGACTATCTGGAGGAAGACTTGGCAGAAGCCCTGAAGCTTTATTCGAAAGCTGTGGATATCATCGAAGGTCCTTTAATGTCAGGTATGAACTATGTAGGTGAGCTCTTTGGCGCCGGAAAAATGTTTTTGCCCCAGGTGGTGAAAACAGCCCGTACCATGAAGAAAGCCGTTGCCATTCTTCAGCCTGTAATTGAAGCGGAAAAACAAGAAGGCTCCACCTCCGCCGGAAAAGTCCTGCTTGCCACGGTGAAAGGTGATGTGCATGATATAGGCAAAAATATCGTTTCTGTGGTCATGGCCTGCAATGGTTATGAGATTATAGACCTTGGTGTGATGGTACCTGCCGAAACGATTGTTCAGCGTGCCTTGGAAGAAAAGGTGGATATGATTGGACTCAGTGGTCTGATAACCCCGTCATTGGAAGAAATGGTACACGTGGCTATGGAACTGGAAAAGGTAGGTGCCGATATTCCTTTATTGATAGGTGGCGCTACTACCTCTCAACTGCATACAGCATTGAAAATAGCTCCTGTCTA
- the smpB gene encoding SsrA-binding protein has protein sequence MKQAPVNIKNKRATFDYELVDTYTAGIVLTGTEIKSIRMGKASLVDTFCYFANGELWVKNMHISEYFYGSYNNHSARRERKLLLTKKELDKLARGAKDPGFTMVPIRMFINEKGLAKVVVALAKGKKQYDKREALKEKDDKRDMARMFKR, from the coding sequence ATGAAACAAGCTCCTGTTAATATAAAAAATAAGCGCGCTACATTCGATTACGAATTGGTAGACACTTATACCGCGGGCATTGTGCTCACGGGTACGGAAATTAAATCGATCCGCATGGGTAAAGCAAGCCTTGTGGATACCTTCTGTTACTTTGCCAATGGCGAGTTGTGGGTGAAGAATATGCATATTTCCGAATACTTCTACGGTTCGTATAATAACCATTCGGCACGCAGGGAGCGCAAACTCTTACTTACTAAAAAAGAACTTGATAAACTGGCGCGTGGAGCAAAAGATCCCGGTTTTACAATGGTTCCCATTCGTATGTTTATTAATGAAAAAGGGCTTGCCAAAGTGGTGGTAGCCCTTGCTAAAGGTAAAAAGCAGTACGACAAGCGCGAAGCGTTGAAAGAGAAAGATGATAAACGCGATATGGCGCGGATGTTTAAGAGATGA
- a CDS encoding Yip1 family protein, giving the protein MLLISSPAKAWEEIRLEEDRRKVFTAFVYPMIGLCGLSVFIGSLLAKGWGGPESFQYAMTQCCAVAVSLFGGYFLAAYLINGMRVKMFMMDSDMPLTQQFAGYALVVLFLLQIIIGILPDFNIIGLLLQFYIVYVVWEGASTLMKVEEKDRLRFTIISSILLIACPMLIQLIFNKLTMVLN; this is encoded by the coding sequence ATGTTACTGATTTCCTCTCCGGCCAAGGCCTGGGAGGAAATTCGTTTGGAAGAGGATAGGCGAAAAGTATTTACTGCTTTTGTCTATCCTATGATTGGTTTATGTGGATTGTCCGTCTTCATCGGTTCTTTGCTGGCGAAGGGATGGGGCGGTCCCGAGAGTTTTCAATATGCCATGACGCAATGTTGCGCGGTGGCAGTATCCCTCTTTGGAGGATATTTTCTGGCTGCGTATCTCATAAATGGGATGCGCGTTAAAATGTTTATGATGGACAGTGACATGCCGTTGACGCAACAGTTTGCGGGCTATGCGCTGGTTGTTCTTTTCTTGCTCCAGATTATTATCGGCATATTGCCGGACTTTAATATCATCGGATTGCTGTTGCAGTTCTATATTGTGTATGTGGTGTGGGAGGGGGCTTCCACGTTGATGAAAGTAGAAGAAAAAGACCGGTTACGGTTTACAATCATTTCTTCCATCCTACTGATTGCCTGTCCTATGCTCATCCAGTTGATATTCAACAAGCTGACGATGGTGCTTAATTAA
- a CDS encoding DMP19 family protein produces MIEITDAALRKAAGEGMDTFIQVFTDRYKEVIGGELTAESMPLLTGEQHTLLAYQIFRDEVMDGGFCQLIQNGYGGYIFANPFAKVMRLWGAEDFGKLVYRAKKIYDAHREDLERERTDDEFMAMYEQYEAFDELEEEFLEKEEGITAMVASYVDEHLELFAKIV; encoded by the coding sequence ATGATAGAAATTACTGATGCCGCCTTGCGCAAAGCAGCAGGCGAGGGGATGGATACTTTTATTCAGGTATTTACCGACAGATATAAAGAAGTGATAGGTGGTGAACTAACCGCTGAATCCATGCCATTACTGACAGGTGAGCAGCACACTTTACTTGCATACCAGATCTTTCGTGATGAAGTAATGGATGGTGGCTTCTGCCAGTTGATACAGAATGGGTATGGTGGTTATATTTTTGCCAATCCATTTGCTAAAGTGATGCGTCTGTGGGGAGCAGAAGATTTCGGTAAACTGGTATATAGAGCTAAAAAGATTTATGATGCCCATCGTGAAGATCTGGAACGGGAACGCACTGATGATGAATTCATGGCTATGTACGAGCAATATGAAGCTTTCGATGAACTGGAAGAAGAATTTTTGGAAAAAGAGGAAGGAATCACAGCTATGGTAGCCAGTTATGTAGATGAACATCTGGAGCTGTTTGCTAAAATCGTCTGA
- a CDS encoding metallophosphoesterase, protein MTSKTSFMKYFLIAFTLMFISSGLNAGTFGSDDKKKDKEKKEELSADGPYVLYQPDGKTRVISVDKKGKITDTTYAALPEDFTLHVVDHKGRFPFDVKLHPVKRPDWQYRQPEKVFVMSDPHGRLDCVISLLQGNGVIDKNYNWNYGNNHLMVIGDIFDRGKDVPQIFWLFYKLEDEAAKAGGTVSFLLGNHEPLVLANDLRYTKDKYKVLAQKLNMDYPKLFGPDTELGKWLGTRNTMQTIGSDLYVHAGLGKNFYDRNLSIPTVNEEMGKALFMNKKERRALSPLTAFLYGNDGPIWYRGLVRTDAKYHPMAQDSLQMVMERYKAKHIIVGHTIFKDISTFYDGKVIGVNVDNKENQKKKRGRALLIDKNTYFVVGDKGILRKL, encoded by the coding sequence ATGACGAGTAAGACAAGTTTCATGAAGTACTTTCTTATCGCATTTACTCTAATGTTCATTAGTTCCGGCCTAAACGCCGGAACTTTTGGTTCAGACGATAAGAAGAAAGACAAAGAGAAAAAGGAAGAGTTATCGGCTGACGGACCGTATGTGCTTTATCAGCCTGATGGTAAAACGCGTGTCATCAGTGTCGATAAGAAAGGGAAAATTACCGACACGACTTATGCTGCACTACCCGAAGATTTTACTCTGCATGTGGTAGATCATAAAGGGCGGTTTCCGTTTGATGTGAAATTGCATCCTGTGAAACGTCCCGATTGGCAATATCGGCAACCGGAGAAAGTGTTTGTTATGTCCGACCCGCACGGTAGGTTGGATTGTGTTATTAGCTTGTTGCAGGGCAATGGGGTTATCGATAAAAACTATAATTGGAACTATGGTAATAATCACCTGATGGTTATCGGTGATATTTTCGATCGTGGAAAAGATGTACCGCAAATATTCTGGCTGTTTTATAAGTTGGAAGATGAGGCTGCAAAAGCAGGTGGAACTGTTTCTTTCCTGTTAGGGAATCATGAGCCGTTGGTATTGGCCAATGACTTGCGCTATACGAAAGATAAATATAAAGTGCTGGCACAGAAATTGAATATGGATTACCCTAAACTTTTTGGACCCGATACGGAATTGGGTAAATGGTTAGGAACTCGCAATACGATGCAGACCATTGGCAGCGACCTTTATGTTCATGCCGGATTAGGCAAGAATTTTTATGACCGTAATTTAAGCATTCCTACCGTGAACGAAGAAATGGGTAAAGCCCTTTTCATGAATAAGAAAGAACGCAGGGCTCTTTCTCCATTGACAGCATTTCTGTATGGTAATGATGGTCCTATCTGGTATCGTGGCCTTGTACGTACAGATGCCAAGTATCATCCAATGGCACAGGACAGCCTGCAAATGGTGATGGAACGCTATAAAGCCAAACACATTATCGTAGGACATACCATCTTCAAGGATATTTCTACTTTTTATGATGGCAAGGTTATCGGTGTCAATGTAGACAATAAAGAAAATCAGAAGAAGAAACGTGGTCGTGCATTGCTGATTGATAAGAATACTTACTTCGTTGTGGGAGATAAAGGAATTCTGCGGAAATTGTAG